A single genomic interval of Coccidioides posadasii str. Silveira chromosome 1, complete sequence harbors:
- a CDS encoding uncharacterized protein (EggNog:ENOG410PGTF~COG:Z~BUSCO:12114at33183) translates to MSPTPSTTTPTWHRFERKVEEVKSSKSDINFLIMDYLVTNGYPLAAKKFAVEANIQPQADIESMQERVDIRNAIYSGDIQSAIEKINELNPQILDCNSSLHFALLQLQLIELIRTCTSTPNGDISLALDFATSQLAPRAPTNPQFLEDLEKTLSLLIFPAESLSPSLAALLDPELRKTIANRVNEAILHNQGAKREARLRNLVKLRAWAEQKARQMKKDVPDKLDIGLDGDTRKANNASDASQHNGDDVVMQEQADVDPMIS, encoded by the exons ATGTCTCCAACACCTTCCACCACCACGCCTACCTGGCACCGGTTCGAAAGGAAGGTGGAGGAGGTGAAGTCATCCAAAAG TGATATCAATTTCCTGATTATGGACTATCTCGTTACAAATGGATATCCCTTAGCGGCAAAGAAATTTGCGGTCGAGGCCAATATCCAACCTCAAGCAGACATAGAATCTATGCAGGAGCGAGTAGATATTCGGAATGCTATCTATTCCGGGGACATACAGTCGGCAATCGAGAAGATCAATGAACTTAACCCTCAG ATTTTAGACTGTAATTCTTCGCTTCACTTCGCACTCCTTCAGTTGCAACTGATCGAGCTGATACGGACTTGTACATCGACTCCTAATGGTGACATCTCCCTCGCACTTGACTTCGCAACATCGCAACTAGCCCCGCGGGCCCCGACCAATCCTCAATTTCTTGAGGACCTAGAGAAGACATTGTCCCTACTAATTTTCCCAGCTGAAAGCCTCTCTCCATCATTGGCTGCATTGCTGGATCCAGAGCTACGAAAAACAATTGCAAATCGTGTTAATGAGGCTATCTTGCACAATCAAGGTGCCAAACGTGAAGCTAGGCTTCGAAACTTGGTGAAGCTACGAGCCTGGGCAGAACAAAAGGCCCGCCAAATGAAAAAGGATGTTCCCGATAAACTTGATATCGGACTCGACGGAGATACCCGGAAAGCCAATAATGCTTCAGATGCTTCTCAGCATAATGGAGATGATGTCGTCATGCAAGAACAGGCGGATGTGGATCCTATGATTTCATGA
- a CDS encoding uncharacterized protein (EggNog:ENOG410QD6D~COG:F): protein MAETKSRCSRPWEDMSIIGIAGGSGSGKSSVAAEIIKSLNLPGAVILVMDHFYKSLTPEQNAIAHQDEYDFDSPDAIDFDVLVQTLQNLKQGLKVEIPIYSFTKHQREEATVSLYPPRVLILEGILAFTDPRIVDMLDIKARGALCHALIADSDLLWLRARSLWKRIWMSALGEGLRETFEKGAGHLKAYLNSGSSLLNRRTTGLWSPRGRFQT from the exons ATGGCAGAGACAAAATCGCGGTGCTCTCGACCATGGGAGGACATGAGCATCATAGGCATTGCCGGGGGCTCAGGATCTGGAAAGTCGTCCGTCGCTGCGGAAATCATCAAGTCCCTGAATCTTCCCGGAGCGGTCATACTGGTCATG GACCACTTCTACAAAAGCCTTACCCCCGAGCAGAACGCTATCGCCCACCAGGATGAATACGATTTCGACTCTCCCGATGCCATCGATTTTGACGTCTTGGTACAGACTCTTCAAAATTTGAAGCAAGG TCTCAAAGTCGAAATCCCCATTTACTCTTTCACAAAGCACCAGCGAGAGGAAGCAACAGTCTCCCTTTACCCACCCCGGGTGCTTATTTTGGAAGGAATTCTAGCCTTTACAGACCCAAGAATAGTGGATATGTTGGATATTAAGGCACGTGGCGCCCTTTGCCACGCTTTAATCGCAGATTCTGACCTTCTTTGGTTGCGCGCCAGATCTTTGTGGAAGCGGATATGGATGTCTGCCTTGGGAGAAGGA TTGCGCGAGACGTTCGAGAAAGGGGCCGGACACTTGAAAGCGTACTTAAACAGTGGTTCAAGTTTGTTAAACCGTCGTACAACCGGTTTGTGGAGCCCCAGAGGCAGATTTCAG ACATAA
- the ESF1 gene encoding pre-rRNA-processing protein esf1 (BUSCO:398592at4751~EggNog:ENOG410PGQE~COG:S~BUSCO:5472at33183), which translates to MPESNAMKKSPKRRKTSSNDKADKDVITDPRFANIQSDPRYRLPSKKHTRVKIDKRFAHMFHDKDFSRNAAVDRYGRKLRRDDTKKQLEKFYRLDKDDVEGQISADDDEEVQKELLRVEKEDYDPARDGGFSESSSSEESSSDEESEAELQDKAAESGQLDSQTGDIPLGEITDRIAVVNLDWDNIRAEDLMAVFSSFLPTGGKILNVAVYPSEFGKERMEREEMEGPPKEVFAKRDAEVDSDVEAGDDEEEEEKIKQAILKEDEGQDFDSTQLRKYQLERLRYFYAVLTCSSKDAAKHIYDTVDGTEYMSSANFFDLRFVPESTDFAEDVPRDECNRIPDGYKPNEFVTDALQHSKVKLTWDTDDKARKDAQARAFKGGKKEIDENDLKAYLGSDSSDSEEEHAEVVDSTEAAGATTKLSKKEAERARIRALLGLSNDAPSKAKEKGPVGDMEVTFAAGLTAAPARDSVFENEPEKEETTREKYIRKERERKQRRKAKLKAAKSGTVPEIDADKPTAESKEEEDLGFDDPFFTAPELDSAKVAAKRKEEKRKQRQQREADEAASAAQRAELELLMMDDKTSTIKHFDMNEIEKAQKRAKKAGKHRKGKKDEATMPVDDFKVDVKDPRFQRIYESHEYAIDPTNPRFRQTDGMKALLEEGRKRRRHLAHDEPDGDAVEPIKKKKRGKTAGPDRMPETEDLSKLVEQVKAKAKMV; encoded by the exons ATGCCGGAGTCCAATGCAATGAAAAAGTCGCCCAAGAGGCGCAAAACGAGTTCTAACGATAAAGCGGATAAAGATGTCATCA CCGATCCTCGTTTCGCCAATATCCAGTCGGATCCTCGATATCGACTTCCGAGCAAGAAACATACCCGTGTAAAAATCGACAAGCGCTTCGCGCATATGTTCCATGATAAAGACTTTTCAAGAAATGCAGCAGTTGATCGTTATGGGAGGAAATTACGCCGGGATGATACGAAGAAGCAGTTGGAAAAATTCTACAGATTGGATAAGGACGACGTCGAAGGACAGATTAGTGCGGATGATGACGAGGAAGTTCAGAAGGAGCTGCTTCGAGTTGAAAAGGAGGACTATGACCCTGCCAGAGATGGAGGGTTTTCGGAATCGTCGTCTTCAGAAGAGAGCTCGAGCGATGAGGAGAGTGAGGCGGAGTTGCAAGACAAGGCGGCAGAGTCGGGACAACTTGATAGCCAAACAGGGGATATTCCATTGGGAGAGATCACGGACAGGATTGCGGTGGTGAATTTGGATTGGGATAATATTCGTGCGGAGGATCTGATGGCAGTGTTCTCGAGTTTCCTCCCCACTGGCGGGAAGATTCTGAATGTGGCCGTTTATCCGAGTGAATTTGGGAAAGAGAGGATGGAAAGAGAGGAGATGGAAGGCCCACCGAAGGAGGTATTCGCGAAAAGGGATGCCGAGGTGGATAGCGATGTGGAAGCAGGCGAcgatgaagaggaggaagagaaaatCAAACAGGCCATTTTGAAAGAAGACGAAGGGCAAGATTTTGATTCTACACAACTGCGGAAGTATCAGCTGGAAAGACTTCGGTACTTTTACGCCGTCTTAACATGCTCGTCGAAGGATGCTGCGAAGCATATTTACGACACAGTCGACGGCACAGAGTATATGAGCAGCGCGAATTTTTTTGACCTAAGATTTGTGCCTGAATCCACAGATTTTGCCGAAGATGTTCCAAGGGATGAATGCAACAGAATACCAGACGGTTACAAGCCCAACGAATTTGTAACAGACGCCCTACAGCACAGCAAAGTAAAGCTTACGTGGGACACAGATGACAAAGCGAGAAAAGACGCACAAGCGAGAGCGTTTAAAGGAGGCAAAAAGGAAATTGATGAAAATGATTTGAAGGCTTATTTGGGTAGCGACAGCTCTGATAGTGAGGAGGAACACGCTGAAGTAGTCGATAGCACCGAGGCCGCTGGTGCCACCACGAAACTAAGTAAAAAGGAGGCCGAACGGGCCAGAATCCGGGCCTTACTCGGACTGAGTAATGATGCGCCAAGCAAGGCAAAGGAGAAGGGGCCTGTTGGCGATATGGAAGTCACGTTTGCTGCTGGATTAACGGCGGCTCCAGCTCGAGACTCTGTCTTTGAAAACGAGCCTGAAAAGGAAGAGACTACGAGAGAGAAATACATCAGGAAAGAAAGGGAGAGAAAACAGCGACGAAAGGCCAAGCTAAAAGCTGCTAAGTCGGGGACCGTACCTGAGATTGACGCTGACAAGCCTACAGCGGAATccaaggaggaagaagatctCGGGTTTGACGACCCATTCTTCACTGCCCCTGAGTTAGATTCGGCCAAAGTGGCTGCAAAGAGGAAGGAAGAGAAACGGAAACAACGGCAGCAGCGTGAAGCTGATGAAGCTGCTTCAGCCGCTCAACGTGCGGAGCTAGAACTTTTGATGATGGACGACAAAACCTCCACAATAAAGCATTTCGACATGAATGAAATCGAGAAAGCTCAAAAACGCGCGAAGAAAGCAGGCAAGCAtaggaaaggaaagaaagacgAAGCCACGATGCCAGTTGACGATTTCAAGGTTGACGTTAAAGATCCAAGGTTCCAGCGTATTTACGAGAGCCACGAATACGCTATTGATCCTACCAACCCTCGTTTCAGACAGACTGATGGCATGAAGGCATTGTTGGAAGAAGGCCGGAAACGCCGACGGCATCTGGCCCATGATGAGCCTGACGGAGATGCTGTAGAGCcaataaagaagaaaaaaaggggcaaGACTGCGGGCCCGGACAGGATGCCTGAAACAGAAGATCTGAGCAAACTTGTTGAACAAGTCAAAGCAAAAGCTAAAATGGTCTGA
- a CDS encoding uncharacterized protein (BUSCO:234548at4751~EggNog:ENOG410QDCA~COG:S~BUSCO:944at33183): MRRRQSAQPIRSRIQFLPRTPMLKASKIPPKLQNQSFAGKMADSHEIEPQAKRRKIFNESSSGITQPVAIASSHQLRSLLVFQQSVSQEVKQGIRTFKDFLTSIVSEEDEKAKAKKLQILKSYCDSQVVKDAEGKPTACFLDLLQTWAFAESNNEESLLSLIPSVLALFLKTVSGQLSFRDFGRALCKFLLQKDQLKLFNRGLTASKSKEHLISPCLRLLTEVVSFDGGAIARVVYASRYITFKRLDIFLSGRKSNIEEEPEDHRKPSLRRIAQRYLLANFKFQGASAKEELVSQGKLIKAFLEEIRKDARDIVIDIIKTIDKHIVSDAELPRNSKSRFLNRSNLERLVTLYGYEKDSTEPTIKNECVSDEIHKFMLSICTSQEKGVLLPETGWYPFGSTPNVLPPEDTGCISLGLDSPVYFDKYKESVPVRNGNLSSLVQFLRPESDTLQMELLLKIFRAAPELVYEFFSKRTMFTSDPKPTPSWLGESAFLFSSVQLPVPAQCGWKGVSPPVIPPPISIVIESIIPRPLTQKILTRCINQNADVVTLFAIRITTLALRKLQAVLKLFECSRDVGQDLWSDAAAKLVAEFCRRCPAMKDAIAAFRQTPKDNIQQQDAVLELLSMFYQVIPAIALKEKFDVSLTLVDVLKQLDNSELSGCDKQLLFSQLQSLLIIAQESPTMRWWQKPGSLEFSAFTSVLKVVASAPDNSPLEEIKPLLQDILVHNSVLADRESFSALTQGLTVSAPEDFKAQLDFIDNCVTRLVKRPVLYLDQGQSLLGSGSQKLSLLATTVNEQWSFVVKAGNRDGEVAVAGWIAQLLGSLKNAGEEENALARLRDAMMEATETKKSRSLLKKALKSREKMSSDKHEKRTTRSITPQVSTSEKIQVSLPDIFGKCPVEDESHPGLHRWEKDDLELALDQGYVGELILCLCSEHEEIRRQAIIAISRFMARLQESTYSERQTMYVLMGELLETAKENGVENTLPYIAGELGARLLEALMDPLHKLYGKANTFLNKGPLWEIAKIPSYWIDKILLHESEYDDSHYEEVSWLLDLFVNGLRSKKDLDIYRRASVFERLLSLYSSPNLSESLRKKILHLVFRACEVGGNTTLLTRAAAISWILSQTPGSVSQRQILQALARELYDGCDHEWINRWSGLALPKTIAQISG, from the exons ATGCGTCGAAGGCAAAGCGCTCAACCAATCAGATCGCGCATCCAATTTTTGCCTCGAACTCCCATGCTCAAAGCATCAAAAATTCCGCCGAAATTGCAAAATCAATCGTTCGCGGGGAAAATGGCCGATTCACATGAGATCGAGCCTCAAgcgaaaaggagaaaaattTTCAATGAATCTTCCAGTGGAATCACGCAGCCCGTCGCGATAGCTTCGTCCCATCAACTTCGAAGTCTTCTTGTATTCCAACAGAGCGTCTCGCAAGAAGTGAAGCAAG GTATCCGGACTTTTAAGGACTTTCTTACTTCAATTGTcagtgaagaagatgaaaaagCCAAAGCAAAAAAGCTGCAGATCCTCAAAAGTTATTGCGACTCGCAAGTTGTAAAGGATGCCGAGGGCAAGCCAACGGCCTGCTTTCTTGACCTTTTACAGACATGGGCCTTTGCAGAGAGTAATAACGAGGAGTCTCTCCTGTCTTTGATACCCTCCGTGCTTGCCCTTTTCTTGAAAACCGTCTCTGGACAGCTCAGTTTTAGGGATTTTGGGCGGGCGTTGTGCAAGTTTTTATTGCAAAAAGACCAACTAAAATTGTTCAATCGAGGGCTTACCGCGAGTAAATCCAAGGAGCATTTGATCTCGCCGTGTTTACGACTACTTACGGAGGTCGTGAGCTTTGATGGAGGCGCTATCGCCAGGGTCGTTTATGCAAGCCGATATATCACGTTTAAACGCCTCGATATATTTCTCAGTGGCCGTAAATCGAATATTGAGGAGGAGCCAGAAGACCATCGGAAACCCTCTCTTCGACGCATAGCGCAACGTTACCTCCTGGCAAACTTCAAGTTTCAAGGCGCAAGCGCCAAGGAGGAGCTCGTGAGCCAGGGAAAACTTATCAAAGCCTTCCTGGAAGAGATTCGCAAAGATGCACGCGACATTGTTATTGATATTATTAAGACTATCGACAAGCATATTGTAAGCGATGCTGAACTTCCACGCAATTCCAAGAGCCGTTTCCTCAATCGCAGCAATTTGGAAAGGTTGGTCACACTATATGGATACGAAAAAGATTCCACTGAACCCACGATCAAGAACGAATGTGTCTCCGATGAAATTCACAAGTTTATGTTGTCGATTTGTACGTCCCAGGAAAAGGGAGTCTTGCTGCCAGAAACCGGATGGTATCCGTTCGGGAGTACTCCAAATGTGCTCCCGCCGGAAGATACTGGATGTATTTCTCTTGGCCTTGATTCGCCAGTTTATTTCGACAAATATAAAGAGTCAGTACCCGTTCGGAACGgaaatctctcttctttggtCCAATTTCTTCGACCAGAATCCGACACTTTACAGATGGAACTGCTTTTGAAGATATTCAGAGCAGCACCCGAACTCGTCTATGAGTTTTTCTCCAAACGAACCATGTTCACATCGGACCCCAAACCCACCCCCAGCTGGCTTGGAGAGTCCGCATTCCTGTTTTCGTCCGTCCAGCTACCGGTACCAGCGCAATGCGGGTGGAAAGGGGTGTCACCGCCGGTGATACCACCTCCCATCTCTATTGTCATCGAAAGTATAATACCTCGACCACTTACGCAAAAAATATTGACGCGGTGTATAAATCAGAACGCCGACGTGGTTACTTTATTTGCCATTAGAATCACAACGCTTGCATTGCGAAAGCTTCAGGCGGTGTTGAAGTTGTTTGAATGCTCAAGGGATGTTGGCCAGGATCTATGGAGTGATGCAGCTGCCAAACTAGTGGCGGAGTTTTGTAGAAGATGTCCTGCAATGAAAGACGCGATTGCTGCGTTTCGACAGACCCCAAAAGACAATATACAGCAACAGGATGCAGTGCTAGAGCTGCTGTCAATGTTTTATCAAGTCATCCCGGCGATCGCCTTGAAGGAAAAGTTCGACGTATCTCTAACATTGGTCGATGTCCTGAAGCAGTTGGACAACTCTGAGCTCTCTGGTTGTGATAAGCAACTGCTGTTTAGTCAATTACAGAGCCTTTTAATCATTGCCCAAGAATCCCCGACGATGCGTTGGTGGCAGAAACCCG GGTCTTTGGAATTTTCCGCATTTACATCCGTTTTGAAAGTAGTTGCAAGTGCACCGGACAACTCTCCCCTTGAAGAAATTAAGCCTCTTCTTCAGGATATATTGGTTCACAATTCGGTTTTAGCAGATAGAGAGTCTTTTAGCGCCTTAACTCAAGGGCTAACGGTCTCGGCTCCAGAGGATTTCAAGGCCCAACTTGATTTCATTGATAATTGTGTTACGAGACTTGTCAAAAGGCCAGTGCTTTATCTGGACCAGGGACAGTCTCTATTGGGAAGCGGTTCGCAGAAACTTAGTTTACTTGCTACTACGGTTAATGAACAGTGGTCGTTCGTGGTCAAAGCTGGGAATAGGGATGGTGAAGTGGCAGTTGCAGGCTGGATTGCCCAGCTTCTTGGGTCACTGAAGAACGCAGGCGAAGAGGAGAATGCATTGGCCAGACTCCGGGATGCCATGATGGAAGCAACTGAGACAAAGAAAAGCCGATCTCTGCTGAAAAAGGCTCTCAAAAGTCGAGAGAAAATGTCTTCAGATAAGCATGAGAAAAGAACGACTAGGAGTATTACGCCGCAAGTTTCAACCAGTGAAAAGATCCAAGTATCACTTCCGGATATATTTGGCAAATGTCCTGTCGAAGACGAATCACACCCCGGACTTCATCGCTGGGAGAAAGATGATCTGGAATTGGCACTGGATCAAGGCTATGTTGGGGAGTTGATATTATGCCTCTGTTCTGAGCATGAGGAGATTCGACGACAGGCCATTATTGCTATTTCGCGGTTTATGGCCAGACTTCAA GAATCTACTTATTCGGAACGTCAGACGATGTACGTTCTAATGGGAGAGTTGCTGGAGACTGCTAAAGAGAACGGAGTCGAAAACACGTTGCCCTATATTGCTGGCGAGCTTGGTGCCCGATTACTGGAAGCACTAATGGACCCGTTGCACAAGCTTTATGGCAAGGCAAATACGTTCTTAAACAAGGGACCTCTCTGGGAAATTGCAAAAATCCCGTCTTACTGGATTGATAAGATCCTTTTGCACGAATCGGAATACGACGACAGTCACTACGAGGAAGTTAGTTGGCTGTTGGACCTGTTTGTTAACGGTCTTAGATCAAAGAAG GACTTGGATATCTACCGCCGTGCTAGTGTTTTCGAACGTCTGCTTTCCCTATACAGTTCACCGAACCTCTCGGAAAGCTTACGGAAGAAGATACTACATTTGGTCTTCCGCGCCTGCGAGGTTGGCGGTAATACCACTCTGTTAACTCGCGCTGCGGCGATCAGCTGGATCCTAAGTCAAACTCCGGGAAGTGTCTCCCAAAGACAGATCTTGCAGGCGCTTGCAAGAGAGCTCTACGATGGCTGTGATCATGAGTGGATTAATCGCTGGAGTGGCTTAGCTTTGCCAAAGACAATAGCTCAGATATCGGGATAG
- a CDS encoding uncharacterized protein (EggNog:ENOG410PM88~COG:S~BUSCO:2695at33183), with protein MAIIRYQPEELLRLRESPLVIKPDNLPPIEEWMGPIPDPTAQKKNPRDPTNQLESANNQRRPSFFESRHISRTSNSEDLVLGPPKTSFASATRGFGKSIDATDRSFKNNDHDDTKQDRFGGFRDKFFKDREYGDRDKDPDRRDNRTNLTNGRRMNRDDREDWNSRPRRNFGLEEDRDRRSRRSGDGDRWDGRDSKEHRDQQDGGERVNRDRDQGRFPGRRDTPARQRHDQFWHRDGESQDTGELEEDKTPIRNREWRRGLHGPDRDWNRPVKQEQDPEWMDSTARSDTKEAHTQEDFQRWKERMKAGAAQVSGDTKKEVEPEPPKQEPKTVETKRVDGEMFSSLDPSFQTDAGLDNFFGLFGGHKATQDSPLENLAPESKKETPKPVKSSRFAGFFNTQNEAKEAEPPQSGTPRPASTDADQEGFQRILQMLGGNKSRNATPQVEEPNQPRPPLMQIPQSDFAKAPPPATSPLRETFNRQEYMNFQDQAPRDKAPPGLENLLAQKAPKENNAHGRDTEFLLRLMQQSKLSTQTPTGQNPPSSQGPAGRGLIDLLAGNQGVQVQKNPVYIDDPAIANFRQSNANDPRNQLRRRPTGGPTGYFDEMPYPGATSGNHTPSNPPGLRPQGPPQQPMNIQRPPGLEHVNPNNWPNQQIPQQSNQMMLPPGLPAPQTRNINANFSPAHPMPLPAGMTPSAERPQFQRGASGNGPTGFAPPPGIMPPPGYLNMNAPPPSGFPLMPHSVEAMMNLSHGHPGHYGAGPQQGPHQPSSRQLLEMFTQHGGNPGDGNVGARSGAGMMGPAGPYR; from the exons ATGGCTATCATTCGATACCAGCCCGAGGAGCTTTTACGCCTTCGCGAATCCCCTCTAGTGATCAAGCCGGATAATTTACCACCTATAGAAGAATGGATGGG CCCTATCCCAGACCCCACCGCTCAGAAGAAAAACCCCCGAGATCCAACAAATCAATTGGAGTCGGCCAATAATCAGCGGCGCCCGAGTTTTTTTGAGTCGCGCCATATCTCACGCACCTCTAATTCAG AAGATCTTGTCCTTGGTCCCCCCAAAACGTCATTTGCCTCTGCCACCAGGGGCTTTGGAAAATCAATTGATGCTACCGACAGATCTTTCAAGAACAACGACCACGATGATACGAAACAAGACCGTTTTGGAGGTTTCCGTGACAAATTCTTCAAGGACAGAGAATATGGAGACAGGGATAAAGATCCGGATAGAAGAGATAACCGAACCAACCTTACTAATGGCCGTCGGATGAACCGAGATGATCGAGAAGATTGGAATAGTAGACCACGACGAAATTTTGGACTGGAAGAAGATCGTGACAGAAGATCTAGACGAAGTGGCGATGGAGATCGCTGGGATGGTAGAGACTCAAAAGAGCATCGCGACCAGCAAGACGGAGGCGAACGTGTGAATCGGGATAGGGACCAGGGAAGGTTCCCTGGTCGTCGTGATACGCCTGCTAGACAGAGACATGATCAATTCTGGCACCGTGATGGTGAGTCACAGGATACAGGCGAGCTGGAGGAAGATAAGACACCGATTCGGAACCGCGAATGGCGCCGAGGTTTACATGGCCCAGACCGCGATTGGAATCGGCCCGTTAAGCAAGAACAAGACCCTGAATGGATGGATTCCACCGCTCGTTCTGACACCAAAGAGGCACACACTCAGGAGGATTTCCAGCGATGGAAAGAGAGGATGAAGGCCGGCGCTGCTCAGGTTTCCGGTGATACGAAGAAAGAGGTTGAGCCCGAACCTCCTAAGCAAGAGCCAAAGACAGTCGAAACCAAGCGAGTCGATGGCGAGATGTTTAGCAGCCTTGACCCATCCTTTCAAACTGACGCTGGCCTGGACAACTTTTTCGGTCTTTTTGGAGGGCACAAAGCCACGCAGGATTCTCCACTTGAGAATTTAGCACCCGAAAGCAAGAAAGAAACTCCTAAGCCGGTAAAATCTTCAAGATTCGCTGGATTTTTTAACACTCAGAATGAAGCCAAAGAGGCTGAACCCCCGCAGTCAGGTACACCACGACCAGCTTCTACGGATGCAGACCAGGAAGGGTTTCAACGTATTCTTCAAATGCTTGGGGGTAATAAATCGAGAAATGCCACCCCTCAAGTTGAGGAACCAAACCAACCCCGTCCTCCGCTCATGCAAATTCCTCAATCTGACTTTGCAAAGGCACCGCCACCGGCCACATCTCCTCTACGAGAGACGTTCAATCGCCAGGAATATATGAATTTCCAAGATCAGGCCCCACGAGACAAGGCACCGCCAGGATTGGAGAATCTACTTGCGCAGAAAGCTCCTAAGGAGAATAACGCTCATGGCCGCGATACCGAATTCTTGCTGCGTCTTATGCAACAGTCAAAGCTATCCACACAAACACCAACCGGCCAAAATCCCCCTTCTTCGCAAGGCCCTGCAGGACGGGGTTTAATCGACTTGCTGGCTGGAAACCAGGGTGTGCAAGTCCAGAAAAATCCGGTCTACATAGACGATCCAGCAATTGCAAATTTCCGCCAGTCTAACGCAAATGATCCACGGAATCAGCTTCGTCGGCGACCTACTGGCGGACCAACTGGATATTTTGACGAAATGCCCTATCCTGGGGCTACAAGCGGAAATCACACTCCCAGCAACCCGCCTGGGCTCCGCCCTCAAGGCCCACCGCAGCAACCCATGAATATCCAGCGACCTCCTGGCCTTGAGCACGTTAATCCCAATAACTGGCCAAACCAGCAGATTCCACAGCAATCAAACCAAATGATGCTGCCTCCGGGCCTTCCCGCTCCACAAACGCGGAATATAAATGCAAACTTCTCTCCTGCACATCCAATGCCTTTACCAGCAGGGATGACGCCATCGGCGGAACGCCCACAATTTCAGCGGGGAGCTAGTGGAAACGGCCCGACTGGTTTCGCCCCGCCGCCTGGGATAATGCCTCCTCCAGGTTATTTGAACATGAACGCTCCTCCACCATCAGGCTTTCCACTCATGCCACATTCCGTAGAGGCGATGATGAACTTGTCCCATGGACACCCTGGCCATTATGGAGCAGGTCCACAGCAAGGTCCTCATCAGCCATCGTCGCGCCAGTTGCTTGAGATGTTTACGCAGCATGGTGGCAACCCAGGAGACGGAAATGTTGGCGCCCGTAGTGGCGCAGGAATGATGGGTCCAGCAGGTCCTTACCGCTAG